In the Phaeobacter gallaeciensis genome, one interval contains:
- a CDS encoding ATP-binding protein, producing the protein MTGRPTSSVPSLRVNTPENKRLLIVLLLAGAMLVAPWALDWPDRVARGMLAVSLTLVAVALLMVLQSRVRLNARAMATDLLTGFIEKDATPTFVTDVDGSIHACNEAAVKRFSEGKQETLAGTLRSVLANPTAVLFRLQSQAAKSGAAREDIVTRRGHVRLAVHQMQGGSFLWRVEDIAERSGGSGRGAEAVPIPMITVGRSGAVLFMNEAARKLIGERVKSTERLFTALPVNPGQLNTIMTQSGPVDVLVTELNRTQGRSELYLMEVDTSGLSASSSGFESLPVPFLKVAPSGDILSLNKMAQRLLAVEPRDDLKLGQLMEGLGRPMSDWLRDTAAGLASNKSEFLRLSRRDREVFVQVTLTRTFEEGAPVLIAVLNDATELKTLEAQFVQSQKMQAIGQLAGGVAHDFNNLLTAISGHCDLLLLRHDQGDQDYGDLIQIHENANRAASLVSQLLAFSRKQTLQPEILDVRDTLSDLTHLLNRLVGEKVTLTLSHDPVMRSIRADKRQLEQVLMNLVVNARDAMPNGGEIRVETEAVTLTAPLERDRAKVPAGDWVTIRVSDEGVGIDPDKMQKVFEPFYTTKRTGEGTGLGLSTAYGIIKQTGGYIFIDSVKDHGTRFTLFFPVHKQDAVEHAPVEAPVEETAAPQHGEGVVLLVEDEAPVRAFASRALRMRGYTVLEAESAEDALRTLEDPGLSVDVFVTDVVMPGMDGPSWVREALKERPDTRVVFVSGYAEGAFGETDPDVPNSVFLPKPFSLSQLTETVHAQLH; encoded by the coding sequence ATGACAGGTCGCCCCACTTCCTCCGTTCCTTCATTGCGGGTGAATACCCCAGAGAATAAACGCCTTTTGATCGTTCTGCTGCTGGCAGGCGCAATGCTGGTGGCGCCTTGGGCGCTTGATTGGCCTGACCGGGTCGCGCGCGGAATGCTCGCCGTTTCGCTGACTCTGGTGGCGGTGGCGCTTCTGATGGTGCTGCAATCCAGGGTGCGACTGAATGCCCGGGCGATGGCGACGGATCTTCTGACCGGTTTCATCGAAAAGGACGCCACGCCCACCTTCGTTACCGATGTGGACGGCAGCATTCACGCCTGCAACGAGGCCGCCGTGAAGCGGTTTTCCGAAGGCAAACAGGAAACGCTTGCCGGCACATTGCGCTCGGTTCTGGCCAATCCGACTGCAGTACTGTTCCGCCTGCAAAGCCAGGCGGCAAAAAGCGGTGCTGCGCGTGAGGATATCGTCACCCGGCGGGGTCATGTCCGTCTCGCGGTGCACCAGATGCAGGGCGGCAGCTTTTTGTGGCGGGTTGAGGATATTGCCGAACGCAGCGGCGGCAGCGGGCGCGGTGCCGAGGCGGTGCCAATCCCGATGATCACCGTGGGCCGGTCCGGCGCGGTTTTGTTCATGAACGAGGCCGCCCGCAAACTGATCGGCGAACGGGTCAAATCCACCGAGCGCTTGTTCACAGCACTGCCGGTCAATCCCGGCCAGCTCAATACCATCATGACCCAATCCGGGCCGGTGGACGTCTTGGTGACGGAGCTGAACCGCACCCAGGGCCGCAGCGAGCTTTACCTGATGGAGGTGGACACCTCCGGGCTCAGCGCTTCCAGCTCCGGGTTCGAAAGCCTGCCCGTGCCCTTCCTGAAAGTTGCGCCCAGCGGCGATATCCTGTCTCTCAACAAGATGGCCCAGCGTCTGCTGGCGGTGGAGCCGCGCGACGATCTGAAACTCGGTCAGCTGATGGAGGGACTGGGGCGCCCGATGTCCGATTGGCTGCGCGATACGGCCGCAGGGCTGGCCTCTAACAAGTCCGAATTCCTGCGGCTATCGCGCCGTGACCGCGAGGTTTTCGTACAGGTGACCCTGACCCGCACCTTCGAAGAGGGCGCGCCGGTGTTGATCGCGGTGCTGAACGACGCGACCGAGCTGAAGACGCTTGAGGCGCAATTCGTGCAAAGCCAGAAAATGCAGGCCATCGGCCAGCTTGCCGGCGGCGTTGCGCATGACTTCAATAACCTGCTGACCGCCATTTCTGGCCATTGTGACCTGCTGTTGCTGCGCCACGATCAGGGCGATCAGGACTATGGTGATCTGATCCAGATTCATGAAAACGCCAACCGGGCGGCCTCCCTTGTCAGTCAGCTTCTGGCGTTTTCGCGCAAGCAGACCCTGCAGCCCGAAATCCTTGACGTGCGCGACACGCTGTCGGACCTGACGCATCTGCTGAATCGTCTGGTCGGGGAGAAGGTGACTCTGACGCTCAGCCATGATCCGGTGATGCGCTCGATCCGGGCGGACAAACGCCAGCTGGAACAGGTGCTGATGAACCTTGTGGTGAACGCCCGCGATGCGATGCCCAATGGCGGTGAAATCCGCGTTGAGACCGAAGCGGTTACGCTGACGGCACCGCTGGAACGCGACCGGGCCAAGGTGCCTGCGGGCGATTGGGTCACCATTCGGGTGTCAGACGAAGGTGTCGGGATCGATCCGGACAAGATGCAGAAGGTGTTCGAGCCCTTCTACACCACCAAGCGCACGGGCGAAGGCACCGGTCTGGGCCTGTCGACCGCCTATGGCATCATCAAACAGACCGGTGGCTATATCTTCATCGACTCGGTCAAGGATCACGGCACCCGCTTCACCCTGTTTTTCCCGGTGCACAAGCAAGACGCCGTGGAACATGCCCCAGTCGAGGCACCCGTCGAGGAAACCGCCGCGCCGCAGCATGGCGAGGGTGTGGTATTGCTGGTCGAGGATGAGGCGCCGGTGCGCGCCTTTGCATCGCGCGCGCTGCGAATGCGCGGCTATACGGTGCTGGAGGCAGAATCCGCCGAAGACGCGCTGCGCACGCTGGAGGATCCGGGACTGAGCGTCGATGT
- a CDS encoding RsmB/NOP family class I SAM-dependent RNA methyltransferase, with translation MTPAARLQAAIEVLDQVIAGEAAEKALTGWARRSRFAGSKDRASVRDHVFTALRCFRSHAVLGGSLTGRGLILGGLREAGVDPSDMFTGEGYAPAPLSAEEQAEPVGFSNPAEEFDIPDWLWSPFSSSLGDNAEAAAQALRQRAPVHLRVNLRKASVAEARAALEEEGISTEPHAASPTALEVTEGARKLRNGAAYNNGLVELQDAASQAVVDMLPLRDGLSVLDYCAGGGGKSLAMAARAQIRLTAQDIDPRRMKDLPERASRAGVQISCQPTEAVRSAAPFDLVLCDAPCSGSGSWRRAPEGKWRLTPERLDEIRAIQAEILDEAAELTAPDGVLAYATCSMLEAENGDQIRAFLSRSPEWQLIGEKAWGVQDGTDGFFAAMLTRSKAG, from the coding sequence GTGACCCCGGCGGCCCGCCTGCAGGCGGCGATCGAGGTCCTGGATCAGGTGATCGCGGGCGAGGCGGCGGAGAAGGCTTTGACGGGCTGGGCCCGGCGCAGTCGCTTTGCCGGCTCCAAGGATCGCGCGTCAGTGCGCGATCACGTCTTCACGGCGCTGCGCTGCTTTCGCTCCCATGCGGTTCTGGGTGGCAGCCTGACGGGCCGGGGCCTGATCCTTGGCGGTCTGCGGGAGGCGGGCGTCGATCCCTCCGATATGTTCACAGGTGAAGGCTACGCCCCTGCGCCGCTCAGCGCCGAAGAACAGGCCGAGCCTGTCGGTTTTTCCAATCCGGCAGAGGAATTCGATATTCCGGACTGGCTCTGGTCCCCCTTTTCAAGCAGCCTTGGGGACAATGCCGAGGCCGCAGCGCAGGCGCTCCGCCAGCGCGCGCCGGTGCATCTGCGGGTGAATCTTCGCAAGGCCAGCGTCGCGGAGGCCCGCGCCGCGCTGGAGGAGGAGGGGATCTCAACCGAGCCCCATGCTGCTTCACCCACCGCGCTGGAGGTCACCGAAGGCGCCCGCAAACTGCGTAACGGGGCGGCCTATAACAATGGTTTGGTTGAGCTGCAGGATGCCGCGAGCCAAGCGGTGGTGGATATGCTGCCGCTGCGTGATGGCCTATCCGTGCTGGACTACTGCGCCGGGGGCGGTGGCAAGAGCCTCGCCATGGCGGCGCGTGCCCAAATCCGCCTGACAGCCCAAGACATCGATCCCCGCCGGATGAAGGATCTGCCGGAGCGGGCATCGCGCGCCGGGGTTCAGATCAGCTGCCAGCCCACCGAGGCGGTTCGATCTGCGGCGCCCTTTGATCTGGTGCTTTGCGATGCGCCCTGTTCCGGCTCCGGTTCTTGGCGGCGCGCACCCGAAGGCAAATGGCGCCTGACGCCGGAGCGGCTGGACGAGATCCGGGCCATTCAGGCCGAAATTCTGGATGAGGCGGCCGAACTTACAGCGCCAGACGGTGTGCTGGCGTATGCCACCTGCTCCATGCTGGAGGCGGAAAACGGCGATCAGATCCGTGCCTTCCTGTCCCGCAGCCCGGAATGGCAACTGATCGGCGAAAAAGCCTGGGGGGTGCAGGATGGCACTGATGGCTTCTTCGCAGCGATGTTGACGCGGTCGAAGGCTGGTTGA
- the guaB gene encoding IMP dehydrogenase: MQIREALTFDDVLLVPGASEVLPSTADTRTRVTRSISLNIPLLSSAMDTVTEARMAIAMAQAGGMGVIHKNLDTEEQARQVRRVKRFESGIVYNPITLTADQTLADAKALQERYRVTGFPVVDSDGRVVGIVTNRDMRFASDDNTPVSVMMTSDKLAILQEPADREEAKSLMKARRIEKLLITDKSGKLTGLLTLKDTEQAVLNPTACKDDLGRLRVAAASSVGDSGFERSEALIDAGVDIVVVDTAHGHSAGVIEAVKRIKALSNEVQVIAGNVATAEATRALIDAGADAIKVGIGPGSICTTRMVAGVGVPQLTAVMDCASAAGDTPVIADGGIKFSGDFAKAIAAGASCAMVGSMIAGTDESPGEVILYQGRSFKSYRGMGSLGAMARGSADRYFQKDAASDKLVPEGIEGQVPYKGSAGAVIHQLVGGLRAAMGYTGCATVEEMRRNCNFVKITGAGLKESHVHDVQITRESPNYRIG, from the coding sequence ATGCAGATTCGTGAGGCTCTCACATTTGATGATGTTCTTCTGGTTCCGGGGGCATCCGAAGTGCTGCCCAGCACGGCGGACACACGCACCCGTGTGACACGCTCGATTTCGCTCAACATTCCGCTGCTCAGCTCGGCCATGGACACGGTGACAGAGGCCCGCATGGCGATTGCCATGGCGCAGGCCGGTGGCATGGGCGTCATTCACAAGAACCTCGATACCGAAGAGCAGGCCCGGCAGGTACGCCGGGTCAAGCGTTTCGAAAGCGGTATCGTCTATAATCCCATCACCCTGACGGCAGATCAAACCCTTGCTGATGCCAAGGCGCTGCAGGAACGCTATCGCGTGACCGGCTTTCCGGTGGTTGACAGCGATGGCCGTGTGGTCGGCATTGTGACCAATCGCGACATGCGCTTTGCGAGCGATGACAACACGCCGGTTTCGGTGATGATGACATCGGACAAACTGGCGATCCTGCAAGAGCCTGCCGACCGCGAAGAGGCGAAATCGCTGATGAAGGCGCGCCGGATCGAAAAGCTGCTGATCACCGACAAATCGGGCAAGCTGACCGGTCTTCTGACCCTAAAAGACACCGAACAGGCGGTTCTGAACCCCACCGCCTGCAAGGACGATTTGGGCCGACTGCGCGTCGCAGCGGCCAGCTCGGTTGGCGATTCTGGCTTTGAACGCTCCGAGGCGCTGATCGATGCCGGCGTCGACATTGTTGTGGTTGATACCGCCCACGGCCATTCGGCAGGCGTGATCGAAGCTGTCAAACGGATCAAGGCGCTTTCGAACGAAGTGCAGGTGATTGCTGGTAACGTCGCCACCGCCGAAGCGACCCGCGCGCTGATCGATGCGGGCGCGGATGCCATCAAGGTCGGGATCGGCCCGGGCTCGATCTGCACCACTCGCATGGTGGCGGGCGTGGGTGTGCCGCAGCTGACCGCTGTGATGGATTGTGCCAGCGCGGCAGGCGACACGCCTGTGATCGCCGATGGCGGCATCAAGTTCTCCGGCGATTTTGCCAAGGCGATTGCCGCCGGCGCCTCCTGCGCCATGGTTGGCTCGATGATCGCCGGCACCGATGAAAGCCCGGGCGAGGTGATCCTGTATCAGGGCCGCTCGTTCAAGAGCTATCGCGGCATGGGCAGCCTTGGCGCCATGGCACGCGGCTCGGCCGACCGCTATTTCCAGAAGGACGCCGCCAGCGACAAACTGGTGCCCGAAGGGATCGAAGGTCAGGTGCCCTACAAAGGTTCCGCAGGCGCGGTCATTCACCAGTTGGTCGGCGGTCTTCGCGCGGCCATGGGCTATACCGGCTGTGCGACGGTCGAAGAGATGCGCCGCAACTGCAACTTCGTGAAGATCACCGGTGCTGGCCTCAAGGAAAGCCACGTTCACGACGTGCAGATCACCCGCGAAAGCCCGAACTACCGGATCGGATGA
- a CDS encoding ASKHA domain-containing protein yields MADDPLVVFTPSGKRGRFPAGTPVLTAARQLGVDLDSVCGGRGICSKCQITPSYGEFSKLGVSVQDDALSPWNKVEQRYKDKRGLIDGRRLGCQALIEGDVVIDVPPESQVHRQVVRKRAEARDIVMNPSTRLFYVEVEEPDMHKPSGDLERLAEALRVQWEIENVQCDLQILQTMQPVLRKGGWKVTVAVHLGDSNTPPRIMHIWPGLYEGSLYGLAVDLGSTTIAAHLCDLKTGEVVASSGIMNPQIRFGEDLMSRVSYAMMNKGGDQEMTRAVREGMAQLFTQISAEAGIDQTLIVDAVFVCNPVMHHLFLGIDPFELGQAPFALATSNALSLRASELDLNIHPAARVYLLPCIAGHVGADAAAVALSEAPDKSKDLVLVVDVGTNAEILLGNTEKVLACSSPTGPAFEGAQISSGQRAAPGAIERVEINPDTKEPRFRVIGSDLWSDEDGFAEAVATTGITGICGSGIIEAIAEMRLAGVLDASGLIGSAEQTGSSRCIQDGRTNAYVLWDGSADGGPTITVTNPDIRAIQMAKAALYSGARLLMDKFGVDTVDRVVLAGAFGAHISAKHAMVLGMIPDCPLEKVTSAGNAAGTGARIALLNTEARREIEETVRQIEKVETAVEPRFQEHFVNASAIPNSVEPFPILETVVTLPEVNFNTGGGDGAADGGRRRRRRRG; encoded by the coding sequence ATGGCTGACGATCCCCTCGTTGTGTTTACCCCCTCCGGCAAACGCGGCCGGTTCCCCGCCGGAACCCCGGTTCTGACCGCTGCGCGGCAGCTTGGGGTCGATCTGGATTCCGTCTGCGGTGGCCGGGGCATCTGCTCGAAATGTCAGATCACTCCCTCCTATGGCGAATTCTCGAAACTCGGCGTCTCCGTGCAGGACGACGCGCTGAGCCCATGGAACAAGGTTGAACAGCGCTACAAGGACAAGCGTGGCCTGATCGATGGCCGTCGCCTTGGCTGCCAGGCCCTGATCGAAGGCGACGTGGTGATTGACGTTCCTCCCGAAAGCCAGGTCCACCGGCAGGTGGTCCGCAAACGGGCCGAGGCGCGCGACATCGTGATGAACCCGTCGACCCGCCTGTTCTACGTCGAGGTCGAAGAGCCCGACATGCATAAACCCTCGGGCGATCTGGAGCGGCTGGCCGAGGCCCTGCGGGTTCAGTGGGAGATCGAGAACGTCCAGTGCGATCTGCAAATCCTGCAAACCATGCAGCCCGTCCTGCGCAAGGGCGGCTGGAAGGTCACCGTCGCGGTGCATCTGGGCGACAGCAACACGCCGCCGCGCATCATGCATATCTGGCCTGGCCTCTACGAAGGCTCGCTTTATGGGCTGGCGGTTGACCTAGGCTCCACCACCATCGCGGCCCACCTGTGCGATCTGAAAACTGGCGAGGTCGTCGCCTCCTCCGGCATCATGAACCCGCAGATCCGCTTTGGTGAGGATCTGATGAGCCGGGTCAGCTACGCAATGATGAACAAGGGCGGCGATCAGGAGATGACCCGCGCGGTCCGCGAAGGCATGGCGCAGCTGTTCACCCAGATTTCGGCAGAGGCCGGGATCGATCAGACGCTGATCGTCGATGCGGTCTTTGTCTGCAACCCGGTGATGCACCACCTGTTCCTTGGCATTGATCCGTTCGAACTGGGTCAAGCCCCCTTTGCCCTGGCGACTTCGAACGCCTTGTCCCTGCGGGCCAGCGAGCTGGATCTCAACATCCACCCCGCAGCGCGTGTCTACCTGCTGCCCTGCATCGCCGGCCACGTGGGCGCCGATGCTGCCGCCGTGGCCCTGTCCGAAGCACCGGATAAATCCAAGGATCTGGTGCTGGTGGTTGATGTGGGCACCAATGCGGAGATCCTGCTGGGCAACACGGAAAAGGTCCTCGCCTGCTCGTCCCCCACAGGTCCAGCCTTCGAGGGCGCGCAGATCTCCAGCGGTCAGCGCGCCGCCCCCGGCGCTATCGAGCGGGTCGAGATCAATCCTGACACCAAGGAACCGCGGTTCCGCGTCATCGGATCGGACCTCTGGTCGGATGAGGACGGCTTTGCCGAGGCGGTCGCCACCACCGGCATCACCGGTATCTGCGGCTCTGGTATTATCGAGGCGATTGCCGAAATGCGCCTTGCTGGCGTTCTCGATGCCTCGGGGCTTATCGGATCAGCTGAACAGACCGGCTCCAGCCGCTGTATTCAGGACGGGCGCACCAACGCCTATGTCCTCTGGGATGGATCTGCCGATGGCGGTCCGACGATTACCGTCACCAACCCTGACATCCGGGCGATCCAGATGGCCAAGGCGGCGCTCTACTCTGGCGCGCGGTTGCTGATGGACAAATTCGGCGTCGACACCGTGGACCGCGTGGTGCTGGCCGGCGCCTTTGGCGCCCATATCTCGGCCAAACACGCGATGGTTCTGGGCATGATCCCCGATTGTCCGCTGGAAAAGGTCACCAGCGCCGGCAACGCCGCAGGCACCGGTGCGCGTATTGCGCTTCTGAACACCGAGGCCCGCCGTGAAATCGAAGAGACCGTGCGCCAGATCGAAAAGGTGGAAACCGCAGTGGAGCCCCGGTTCCAGGAGCATTTCGTCAATGCCTCGGCCATTCCGAACTCGGTCGAGCCCTTCCCGATCCTGGAAACCGTGGTCACCCTGCCCGAGGTCAACTTCAACACCGGCGGCGGCGATGGCGCGGCAGACGGCGGGCGCAGACGCAGGCGTCGGCGCGGCTAA
- a CDS encoding response regulator → MKRLQVTDFYSMLDAIGMAVIVLEVGDDGIPRYAAMNSRARVISKLPAEGWFGKTAMEVFGGSTGERALAKHIEVARAAEEVTYEINLPAVHKERYIRTTMSPVFDETGKLTHLVGSSADVTSERERDAALELAKIAKQEAEAASQAKERFLAEMSHEIRTPMNGILGICELLQDTSLDEEQSLLANTILSSTNALLKIVNEVLDFSQIIADKISLHYEPFSLRDLVDEIVTLFSAKTSFKGLEFRLDYPDAVPSVFVGDASKTRQILLNVIGNAIKFTDEGYVSLAVSYDPASARGPLQFVVSDTGCGIEESKLRSIFSAYEQAASSPQAQAEGTGLGLAISRALIERMGGDITVDSAPGQGARFSLWLNLAPDMADPRRAETAGKAVLNQINGGLEREAGIDTGIASDRLHGMKILVAEDNKTNQMVVDKMLQKLGAQVRLAENGAAAVENYLGADYDLILMDLSMPVMGGLEAARRIRQHETETGRAECRIVALTANAQKSDTRACFEVGMNGFLTKPFRRAELLACLASLD, encoded by the coding sequence GTGAAACGACTTCAGGTGACCGATTTCTATTCCATGCTGGATGCGATTGGCATGGCGGTGATCGTTTTGGAGGTTGGTGACGACGGGATCCCCCGCTATGCCGCGATGAATTCGCGCGCCCGGGTCATTTCGAAACTTCCGGCAGAGGGTTGGTTTGGCAAGACTGCGATGGAAGTATTTGGCGGTTCCACCGGCGAGCGGGCTCTTGCCAAGCATATCGAAGTGGCGCGCGCTGCCGAAGAGGTAACCTATGAGATCAATCTCCCTGCGGTCCACAAGGAACGATACATCCGTACGACTATGAGCCCGGTTTTCGACGAGACAGGCAAGCTGACGCACCTTGTCGGCTCGTCAGCAGATGTCACGTCGGAACGTGAACGCGACGCGGCTTTGGAGCTGGCCAAGATCGCAAAGCAGGAGGCGGAGGCGGCCAGCCAGGCCAAGGAACGGTTCTTGGCTGAGATGAGCCATGAGATCCGGACGCCGATGAATGGCATCCTTGGGATCTGCGAGTTGCTGCAAGACACCAGTCTGGACGAAGAGCAGTCCCTGCTTGCCAATACGATACTGAGTTCTACCAATGCATTGCTGAAGATCGTCAACGAAGTTCTGGATTTCTCGCAGATCATCGCGGACAAGATTTCACTGCACTATGAACCCTTTTCATTGCGCGATCTTGTTGATGAAATCGTTACGCTTTTCTCGGCCAAGACCTCGTTCAAGGGGCTTGAGTTTCGCTTGGATTACCCTGATGCCGTGCCATCCGTTTTTGTGGGGGATGCCAGCAAGACCCGTCAGATCCTTTTGAACGTGATCGGAAACGCGATCAAATTTACCGACGAAGGCTATGTCTCGCTGGCGGTTTCCTATGATCCGGCCTCCGCAAGGGGGCCATTGCAATTCGTGGTTTCGGATACCGGCTGCGGGATCGAGGAAAGTAAGCTGCGTTCGATCTTTTCGGCCTACGAGCAAGCCGCCAGCTCGCCGCAGGCGCAGGCAGAGGGCACGGGGCTGGGCCTTGCAATCTCGCGGGCGCTGATCGAACGGATGGGGGGCGACATCACCGTCGACTCGGCGCCAGGACAGGGCGCGCGTTTCTCTCTTTGGTTGAACCTTGCGCCAGATATGGCTGATCCGCGGCGGGCAGAGACTGCGGGGAAGGCAGTCCTCAATCAGATCAACGGTGGTCTGGAACGGGAAGCTGGGATCGACACCGGTATCGCATCGGACCGGCTGCATGGGATGAAAATCCTTGTAGCCGAGGACAACAAGACCAACCAGATGGTCGTGGACAAGATGCTCCAGAAACTGGGGGCACAGGTCCGTCTTGCGGAAAACGGTGCTGCCGCCGTCGAAAACTATCTGGGCGCGGACTACGACCTGATCCTCATGGATCTTTCCATGCCGGTCATGGGCGGGCTTGAGGCGGCGCGCAGGATCAGGCAGCACGAGACAGAAACCGGTCGCGCCGAATGCCGGATCGTTGCGCTGACGGCGAATGCCCAGAAAAGCGACACAAGGGCCTGTTTCGAGGTTGGCATGAATGGATTCCTGACCAAGCCGTTTCGCAGGGCCGAACTTCTGGCCTGTCTCGCTTCACTCGACTGA
- a CDS encoding methyltetrahydrofolate cobalamin methyltransferase, protein MTRTVVESKTKTAVLGFDEPFCVIGERINPTGRKKLAAELEAGDFSTVEKDALAQVAAGANILDINAGVVYNSNPNPNETEPPLMTKIIELVQGLVDVPLCIDSSVPEALEAGLAAAQGRPLLNSVTGEEERLELVLPLVKKYNVPVVAISNDDTGISEDPDVRFAVAKKIVERAADFGIPAHDIVVDPLVMPIGAMATAGHQVFTLVRRLREELGVNTTCGASNISFGLPNRHGINNAFLPMAMGAGMTSAIMNPVALPVTQKAIAEKKEQVTAAGIILPEGMDDETFVTLFGLGSTKPRAGKEMEAIRAANLLTNNDPHGGAWIAANKAPAKAGEEGRGRGGRTGGRRRRA, encoded by the coding sequence ATGACCCGTACTGTCGTAGAATCAAAAACAAAAACCGCTGTCCTGGGCTTTGATGAGCCGTTCTGCGTGATCGGCGAACGGATCAACCCGACAGGCCGTAAGAAACTGGCAGCAGAGCTGGAAGCGGGCGATTTCTCCACCGTTGAGAAAGACGCACTGGCACAGGTGGCAGCCGGGGCCAATATCCTCGATATCAACGCGGGCGTAGTCTATAATTCTAACCCCAACCCGAACGAGACCGAGCCGCCGCTGATGACCAAGATCATTGAGCTGGTGCAGGGTCTGGTCGATGTGCCGCTGTGCATCGACAGCTCGGTCCCCGAGGCGCTTGAGGCCGGTCTGGCTGCCGCGCAGGGTCGCCCGCTGCTGAACTCGGTCACCGGTGAGGAAGAGCGCCTGGAACTGGTTCTGCCGCTGGTCAAGAAATACAACGTGCCGGTGGTTGCGATCTCGAACGACGACACCGGGATCTCGGAAGATCCCGACGTGCGTTTCGCCGTGGCCAAGAAGATCGTCGAACGCGCTGCCGATTTCGGTATCCCCGCGCATGACATCGTGGTCGACCCGCTGGTAATGCCGATCGGCGCCATGGCGACCGCTGGTCATCAGGTCTTTACCCTGGTGCGTCGCCTACGCGAAGAACTGGGTGTGAACACCACCTGCGGTGCGTCGAACATCTCCTTTGGTCTGCCGAACCGTCACGGCATCAACAACGCCTTCCTGCCGATGGCAATGGGCGCGGGCATGACCTCTGCGATCATGAACCCGGTGGCGCTGCCGGTGACGCAAAAGGCGATTGCCGAGAAGAAGGAACAGGTAACCGCCGCTGGTATCATCCTGCCCGAAGGCATGGACGATGAGACCTTCGTCACCTTGTTCGGTCTCGGCTCGACCAAGCCGCGCGCGGGCAAGGAGATGGAAGCGATCCGCGCTGCCAACCTCTTGACCAACAATGATCCGCACGGCGGTGCCTGGATTGCCGCCAACAAGGCACCGGCAAAGGCTGGCGAAGAAGGCCGTGGCCGCGGTGGCCGCACCGGTGGCCGTCGCCGCCGCGCCTGA
- a CDS encoding 5,10-methylenetetrahydrofolate reductase, with protein MALLNFKKREATSPQPVNPQVEAFLDGYSIEVMPRTATKVEDFRDLLPAGTRVYIAHIEGTPIEDMVETAKRLNAEGFPVMPHFPARIIKDEATLADWIARYQGEADVKQALLLAGGVAQPHGAFDSSMQLLETGLFDKAGFSNLHVAGHPEGNKDIDPDGSSKNVMEAVLWKQKFSERTDAKMALATQFAFEAKPIIEWADGLKEAGVDLPIHIGIAGPAKLQTLIKFAIACGVGPSLKVLQKRAMDVSKLLLPYEPTDVVAELAAHKAANPDFNITNVHFFPLGGIKTNATWAINNGGASAQPVNSQG; from the coding sequence ATGGCTTTGTTGAACTTCAAGAAACGCGAGGCCACCAGCCCGCAGCCCGTCAACCCGCAGGTCGAAGCCTTCCTTGACGGATATTCGATCGAGGTGATGCCGCGCACCGCGACCAAGGTCGAGGATTTCCGCGATCTGCTGCCCGCAGGCACCCGCGTCTATATCGCCCATATCGAAGGCACGCCCATCGAAGACATGGTCGAGACCGCCAAGCGCCTGAATGCCGAAGGCTTTCCCGTCATGCCGCACTTCCCGGCGCGGATCATCAAAGACGAGGCGACCTTGGCGGACTGGATCGCGCGCTATCAGGGCGAGGCTGACGTCAAACAGGCGCTGCTTCTGGCCGGTGGTGTGGCGCAGCCGCACGGTGCCTTCGACAGCTCGATGCAGCTCCTGGAAACCGGACTGTTCGACAAGGCGGGTTTCTCCAACCTGCACGTCGCGGGCCACCCCGAAGGCAACAAGGACATCGATCCGGACGGTTCCTCGAAGAACGTGATGGAAGCGGTTCTGTGGAAACAGAAATTCTCGGAGCGCACCGATGCCAAGATGGCGTTGGCGACCCAGTTCGCCTTTGAGGCAAAGCCGATCATCGAATGGGCTGACGGTCTGAAAGAAGCCGGTGTCGACCTGCCGATCCACATCGGTATCGCCGGTCCGGCCAAGCTGCAGACGCTGATCAAATTCGCCATCGCCTGCGGTGTGGGCCCGTCGCTGAAGGTGCTGCAGAAACGCGCAATGGACGTGTCCAAGCTGCTGCTGCCCTATGAGCCGACCGATGTCGTTGCCGAGCTTGCTGCCCACAAGGCCGCGAACCCGGATTTCAACATTACCAATGTACACTTCTTCCCGCTGGGCGGCATCAAGACTAACGCCACCTGGGCCATCAACAACGGCGGCGCCTCGGCGCAGCCAGTCAACTCCCAAGGATAA
- a CDS encoding virulence factor translates to MPDVTIVYWRDIPAQVIVGKGRRGAKRQLEERFEQAIDRAAMKVNAKDADAYLAEWRKAAPFAAEGDPAEIAEAEAARLEGEFDQERLKALIANDGWA, encoded by the coding sequence ATGCCTGACGTCACCATCGTATACTGGCGCGATATCCCGGCTCAGGTCATCGTGGGCAAGGGCCGCCGCGGCGCCAAACGCCAGCTCGAAGAACGGTTCGAGCAGGCCATTGACCGCGCAGCGATGAAGGTGAACGCCAAGGATGCGGACGCCTATCTCGCGGAATGGCGCAAGGCGGCTCCCTTTGCGGCGGAGGGCGATCCGGCAGAGATCGCCGAAGCCGAAGCGGCACGTCTGGAAGGAGAGTTCGATCAGGAGCGTCTGAAAGCCCTGATCGCGAATGACGGATGGGCGTGA